One stretch of Nesterenkonia halotolerans DNA includes these proteins:
- a CDS encoding TetR/AcrR family transcriptional regulator gives MSLSPALITETARSLLIRYGLPDVSMRRLAKELGVAPGALYYHVSSKQVLLTQVAQEILAPLRAEAADARTLMLRLRELMLPLRDSGDLLLLAYALDPRLPPAHVLPAQLRAQGWSEAEASRTTAAVMRFALGAIATEQNQRLLDAEQDTAVQNTADQNPGEAADEDPLAVEAEQIYLHGLEVLLARPSLRA, from the coding sequence GTGTCACTCTCCCCGGCGCTGATCACCGAGACAGCTCGATCCCTGCTGATCCGATACGGGCTTCCCGATGTCTCGATGCGGCGTCTGGCCAAGGAACTCGGTGTCGCTCCCGGCGCCTTGTACTACCACGTCTCCAGCAAGCAGGTGCTGCTGACTCAGGTCGCTCAGGAGATCCTGGCTCCGCTGCGGGCAGAGGCCGCCGATGCCAGGACACTCATGCTCCGGCTCCGGGAGCTGATGCTGCCCCTCCGAGACTCTGGGGATCTCCTGCTGCTTGCCTACGCACTGGACCCTCGGCTTCCCCCGGCCCATGTGCTGCCCGCTCAGCTGCGTGCTCAAGGCTGGAGCGAGGCTGAGGCCTCGCGCACCACGGCCGCGGTGATGCGGTTTGCCCTGGGAGCCATCGCGACCGAGCAGAACCAGCGACTCCTCGATGCGGAGCAGGACACCGCAGTTCAGAACACCGCAGACCAGAACCCCGGTGAGGCAGCCGACGAGGACCCCCTGGCCGTGGAGGCAGAGCAGATCTATCTCCACGGCCTGGAGGTCCTGCTGGCCAGGCCTTCACTCAGGGCATGA
- the aceB gene encoding malate synthase A encodes MSITVHAPYEVPGVEAILTEEALAFLEELHRHFATTRDQLLQNRRSAQEEAAHTGTVDFPTETRQVRESAWTVADHPAALQDRRVEITGPTAPAKMAINALNSGAKVWLACLEDALAPNWFNVIDAQRNLAGAAAGTLAFTSAEGKSYSIREDIETPTVVVRPRGWHLPEKHIEIDGRPAVGALVDFGLHFFHNARTLSDQGLGPFYYLPKLEHYAEARLWDQVFSFAEKSLGIDHGTVRATVLIETLPAAFHMEEILYELRDHASGLNAGRWDYLFSMIKYFRASGEKFVLPDRAQVSMTQPFMRAYTELLVKTCHKRGAFAMGGMAAFIPNRREPEVTAQAIEKVRADKSREAADGFDGSWVAHPDLVDLCRAEFNAVLQEAPNQLQRQRDDVNVSAADLLDVAAAEGDVTEAGVRMNLYVAVYYTAIWLSGNGAVAIHNLMEDAATAEISRSQVWQQIHNGTVTADSGVRVTAELAASLLDEEVARLRTEIDDEQTFSDYFEPAAGVVRALVLDEEYIDFLTLPAYELMP; translated from the coding sequence ATGAGCATCACGGTCCACGCCCCCTATGAGGTTCCCGGCGTCGAGGCGATACTGACCGAGGAGGCCCTTGCCTTCCTCGAGGAGCTTCACCGGCATTTCGCCACGACGCGGGACCAGCTTCTTCAGAATCGCCGCTCAGCACAGGAAGAGGCGGCCCACACGGGCACGGTGGACTTCCCGACCGAAACCCGCCAGGTGCGTGAATCCGCATGGACGGTCGCCGATCACCCGGCCGCGCTGCAGGACCGTCGGGTAGAGATCACCGGACCCACGGCCCCGGCCAAGATGGCGATCAACGCGCTGAACTCGGGCGCGAAGGTGTGGCTGGCCTGCCTCGAAGATGCGCTCGCCCCGAACTGGTTCAACGTCATCGACGCGCAGCGCAACCTCGCCGGAGCCGCCGCGGGGACGCTCGCGTTCACCTCCGCCGAAGGCAAGAGCTACTCGATCCGAGAGGACATCGAGACCCCGACGGTCGTCGTGCGTCCGCGCGGGTGGCACCTTCCGGAGAAGCACATCGAGATCGACGGACGCCCCGCCGTCGGCGCTCTCGTGGACTTCGGGCTGCACTTCTTCCACAACGCGCGAACCCTCTCGGATCAGGGGCTGGGGCCCTTCTACTATCTCCCGAAGCTGGAACACTACGCGGAGGCCCGGCTGTGGGACCAGGTCTTCAGCTTCGCCGAGAAGTCCCTCGGCATAGACCACGGCACCGTGCGCGCCACCGTGCTGATCGAGACGCTGCCCGCTGCATTCCATATGGAGGAGATCCTCTATGAGCTGCGCGACCACGCCTCGGGTCTCAACGCCGGACGGTGGGACTACCTGTTCTCGATGATCAAGTATTTCCGGGCCTCGGGTGAGAAGTTCGTGCTGCCGGATCGAGCGCAGGTCTCGATGACCCAGCCGTTCATGCGTGCCTACACCGAACTGCTCGTCAAGACCTGCCATAAGCGCGGCGCCTTCGCGATGGGCGGCATGGCCGCGTTCATCCCCAACCGGCGGGAGCCCGAAGTCACGGCGCAAGCGATCGAGAAGGTGCGCGCCGACAAGTCGCGGGAAGCTGCAGATGGGTTCGACGGCTCGTGGGTGGCCCATCCCGATCTCGTCGATCTCTGCCGCGCGGAGTTTAACGCGGTGCTGCAGGAGGCCCCGAACCAGCTGCAGCGTCAGCGCGATGATGTCAACGTCAGCGCTGCTGATCTGCTGGACGTGGCAGCTGCTGAGGGCGATGTCACCGAGGCAGGTGTTCGGATGAACCTCTACGTCGCGGTGTACTACACCGCGATCTGGCTCTCCGGCAACGGGGCTGTGGCCATCCACAATCTGATGGAGGATGCCGCCACCGCCGAGATCTCCCGCTCCCAGGTCTGGCAGCAGATCCATAACGGCACCGTCACTGCGGACTCGGGGGTCCGCGTCACTGCGGAGCTGGCCGCATCGCTGCTCGATGAGGAAGTGGCACGACTGCGGACTGAGATCGACGACGAGCAGACCTTCAGCGACTATTTCGAGCCGGCTGCGGGTGTGGTGCGAGCGTTGGTGCTCGACGAGGAGTACATCGACTTCCTCACGCTCCCCGCCTACGAGCTCATGCCCTGA
- a CDS encoding IclR family transcriptional regulator, translating to MEAEVRDADSQRVQVVERAFTLLHVLADAGGAATAGELKTASRLAGPTVHRLLHTLIGLGMVHQLADRRYALGANLVPLGESATRQLGGPAVPQMQALVAELGESVNLAAMESEMIVYIGQVPSPHTMRMFTEVGRRAHLHSTGVGKALLAGLEPARVREILLATGMPALTEKTLTRPQALLDQLPRIAAQGYALDDEEQEMGVRCLAVVVPQGPTPMGLSVSGPTGRMDDGFVRHAVPLMRRTAAEIGRRLSRLSPRPW from the coding sequence ATGGAAGCAGAAGTCCGGGATGCGGACTCGCAACGAGTTCAAGTGGTGGAACGCGCCTTCACGCTGCTGCATGTTCTCGCCGACGCCGGCGGTGCGGCCACGGCAGGAGAGCTCAAGACGGCTTCCCGCCTGGCGGGCCCCACGGTCCACCGTCTGCTGCATACGTTGATCGGCTTGGGCATGGTCCACCAGCTGGCTGACCGCCGCTATGCCCTGGGCGCCAACCTCGTTCCGCTCGGCGAATCCGCGACCCGCCAGCTGGGCGGGCCCGCGGTCCCGCAGATGCAGGCCCTGGTGGCCGAACTCGGCGAGAGCGTGAACCTCGCGGCCATGGAGTCGGAGATGATCGTCTACATCGGCCAGGTGCCCTCGCCGCACACGATGCGGATGTTCACCGAAGTCGGACGCCGGGCCCATCTCCACTCCACCGGGGTGGGCAAGGCGCTGCTGGCGGGGCTTGAACCAGCGAGAGTGCGGGAGATCCTCCTCGCCACCGGGATGCCCGCGCTGACCGAGAAGACCCTGACCCGTCCGCAGGCGCTGCTGGACCAGCTGCCGCGGATCGCCGCCCAGGGCTATGCGCTCGATGACGAAGAGCAGGAGATGGGGGTGCGCTGCCTCGCCGTCGTCGTGCCGCAGGGACCCACGCCGATGGGGCTGTCCGTCTCCGGGCCCACGGGCCGCATGGATGACGGCTTCGTCCGCCATGCAGTGCCGCTGATGCGCCGCACCGCTGCGGAGATCGGTCGCCGGCTGAGCAGGCTCAGTCCTCGTCCCTGGTAG
- a CDS encoding DUF4032 domain-containing protein codes for MSTVPGLGLTASGTIPQELLDLPWQVPLEDWPEDVIAALPRGISRHIVRFAYLGGSVIAIKETSERAARHEYRMLRQLGKLGAPCVKPVAEVTGRSTPEGEELSPALVTRHLRFSLPYRAVFNQMMRKETLLRLIHAQALLMVELHLIGFYWGDVSLSNTLFRRDAGQFAAYLVDAETGEIHPKLSTGQREYDLDVAQVNIAGELMDLMEGGMVDEDVDPVATSHQFIDAYRGLWQELTGDTAFNPDQQWLIEERIRRLNELGFDVEEYDIRSKREDSKLLLRPKVVDPGHHQRRLMNLTGLDVQENQARRLLGAIDAYRAQTDPHGDEAIAAHMWTQEVFQPLIGKIPKELRNKLEPAEIMHQLIDHRWQLSEREHRDVSLDQALPSFIDEELKGLRDEATLMIDPPGDVIDQLGRPTRDED; via the coding sequence ATGTCGACTGTCCCCGGTCTCGGACTGACCGCCTCAGGAACCATTCCACAGGAGCTGCTGGACCTGCCCTGGCAGGTACCCCTGGAGGACTGGCCCGAAGATGTCATCGCCGCTCTCCCGCGGGGCATCTCCCGACACATCGTCCGCTTCGCCTATCTGGGCGGCTCGGTGATCGCGATCAAGGAGACCTCCGAACGCGCCGCCCGGCATGAGTACCGGATGCTGCGTCAGCTCGGCAAGCTCGGGGCGCCGTGCGTGAAGCCGGTCGCGGAGGTCACCGGCCGGTCCACCCCGGAGGGCGAAGAGCTCTCCCCAGCACTGGTGACCAGGCATCTCCGGTTCTCCCTTCCCTACCGCGCGGTCTTCAACCAGATGATGCGCAAGGAGACCCTGCTGCGGCTCATCCACGCACAGGCGCTGCTGATGGTGGAGCTGCACCTGATCGGGTTCTACTGGGGCGACGTCTCCCTGTCGAACACGCTCTTCCGTCGCGATGCGGGACAGTTCGCCGCCTACCTGGTGGACGCGGAGACCGGCGAGATCCACCCCAAGCTCTCCACCGGGCAGCGCGAGTACGATCTCGACGTCGCCCAGGTCAACATCGCCGGAGAGCTCATGGACCTCATGGAAGGCGGGATGGTCGATGAGGATGTCGATCCGGTGGCCACCTCGCACCAGTTCATCGACGCCTACCGCGGGCTGTGGCAGGAGCTCACCGGGGACACGGCGTTCAACCCGGATCAGCAGTGGCTGATCGAGGAGCGGATCCGTCGGCTCAACGAGCTGGGCTTCGACGTCGAGGAGTACGACATCCGCTCCAAGCGTGAGGACTCCAAGCTGCTGCTTCGGCCCAAGGTCGTGGACCCTGGGCACCACCAGCGGCGCCTGATGAATCTCACCGGGCTCGACGTCCAGGAGAACCAGGCGCGCAGGCTGCTCGGCGCGATCGACGCCTACCGTGCGCAGACCGATCCCCACGGAGACGAGGCGATCGCGGCCCATATGTGGACCCAGGAGGTCTTTCAGCCGCTCATCGGCAAGATCCCGAAGGAGCTGCGCAACAAGCTCGAACCGGCCGAGATCATGCACCAGCTCATCGATCATCGCTGGCAGCTCTCGGAGCGTGAGCATCGCGATGTCAGTCTTGATCAGGCGCTGCCCTCCTTCATCGACGAGGAGCTCAAGGGGCTGCGTGATGAAGCCACCTTGATGATCGATCCGCCAGGGGACGTCATCGATCAGTTGGGCCGTCCTACCAGGGACGAGGACTGA
- the otsB gene encoding trehalose-phosphatase, producing MDQSLTTALERFADHAKILIALDFDGCVAELTSVAADARPVPENARAIEALAALDGVDLAYVSGRSLDTLRELASPPEGVLLIGSHGAEKDLGGDAPGLELSTTEQMARGQIIDTLTEVAADAEGAWVEHKPAGAALHVRNVDGEELAEHVLEHGRAALSLVDGAYLKNGKKVLESVVVLATKGEGITDLREHTSPDAVLFAGDDVTDEQGFAVLEAEDVGIKVGEGDTAAAHRIAAPKDLAAVLRLIADRRAGHSQEARPDS from the coding sequence GTGGACCAGTCACTGACCACGGCGCTGGAGCGCTTCGCTGACCACGCCAAGATCCTGATCGCGCTGGACTTCGACGGCTGCGTGGCGGAGCTGACCTCGGTCGCCGCCGATGCACGTCCGGTCCCAGAGAATGCCCGGGCCATCGAGGCGCTGGCAGCTCTGGACGGCGTCGATCTCGCGTACGTGTCCGGACGCTCCCTGGACACGCTGCGCGAGCTCGCCTCCCCGCCCGAGGGCGTGCTGCTGATCGGCTCCCACGGTGCAGAGAAGGATCTCGGCGGAGACGCCCCAGGACTCGAGCTCAGCACCACTGAACAGATGGCCCGCGGGCAGATCATCGACACCCTCACCGAGGTGGCCGCAGACGCTGAGGGCGCCTGGGTGGAGCACAAGCCGGCGGGCGCCGCACTGCATGTGCGCAACGTCGACGGCGAGGAGCTCGCCGAGCACGTCCTGGAGCACGGACGCGCCGCCCTGTCCCTGGTGGACGGCGCCTACCTGAAGAACGGCAAGAAGGTTCTCGAGTCCGTCGTCGTGCTCGCGACCAAGGGCGAGGGGATCACGGATCTGCGTGAGCACACCTCCCCCGACGCCGTGCTGTTCGCCGGCGACGACGTCACAGATGAACAGGGCTTCGCGGTGCTGGAGGCAGAGGACGTCGGCATCAAGGTCGGCGAGGGCGACACCGCCGCGGCACACCGCATCGCTGCACCCAAGGACCTCGCCGCTGTTCTCAGGCTCATCGCCGACCGGCGCGCCGGTCACAGCCAGGAAGCACGCCCGGACTCTTAA
- a CDS encoding alpha,alpha-trehalose-phosphate synthase (UDP-forming): MSESTENGNGYDFVVVANRLAVNHVTHEDGTTGWERSPGGLVTALAPLMEQSEGAWVGWHGAADDEIQPFDHGDMHLVPVPLSSDDVEDYYEGFSNGTLWPLYHDVIARPDFHRHWFEAYRRVNQRFAEYTAKVAAQSATVWVQDYQLQMVPAMLRDLRPDLTIGFFNHIPFPPPGLFAQLPWRHSVLRGLLGADLIGFQRASDASNFRRAVHNRMGYYVEDEMIHVPLQTDAPDHGSPLAGFNADADRGTAVKSLVAPASGAARIVEAKEFPISIDTATITALAKREDIISRAREIREELGNPETLLLGVDRLDYTKGIRHRMKAYEELLQNGSLTVGQVCLVQVASPSREGVESYRLLKEEIERTVGRISGEFDTLSHPAIRYLHHSYPIEEMVALYLAADVMLVTALRDGMNLVAKEYVAARRGDDGVLVLSEFTGAADQLRQALLINPHDVDELKAAILRATTMDSADASARMENLRRQVVHHDVRRWATDFLDRLAELTGAAAVKG, encoded by the coding sequence TTGTCAGAGAGCACTGAGAACGGGAACGGCTATGACTTCGTGGTGGTGGCCAACCGTCTGGCCGTCAACCACGTGACCCATGAGGACGGGACCACGGGCTGGGAACGCTCCCCCGGCGGGCTCGTCACGGCTCTGGCCCCCTTGATGGAGCAGTCTGAAGGCGCGTGGGTCGGGTGGCATGGCGCCGCAGATGACGAGATCCAGCCCTTCGACCACGGCGACATGCACCTCGTTCCGGTGCCGTTGAGCAGTGACGACGTCGAGGATTATTACGAAGGATTCTCCAACGGCACCCTGTGGCCGCTCTATCACGACGTGATCGCCCGTCCGGACTTTCACCGTCACTGGTTCGAGGCCTACCGCAGGGTGAACCAGCGCTTCGCCGAGTACACCGCGAAGGTCGCCGCCCAGTCGGCCACCGTGTGGGTGCAGGACTACCAGCTGCAGATGGTCCCGGCGATGCTGCGCGACCTGCGCCCGGACCTCACCATCGGCTTCTTCAACCACATCCCGTTTCCTCCCCCGGGGCTCTTCGCCCAGCTGCCCTGGCGCCACTCAGTGTTGCGCGGGCTGCTCGGCGCCGACCTGATCGGGTTCCAGCGCGCCTCGGACGCGTCCAACTTCCGACGCGCTGTGCACAACCGAATGGGCTATTACGTCGAGGACGAGATGATCCACGTCCCGCTGCAGACGGACGCCCCCGACCACGGGTCACCGCTGGCCGGTTTCAACGCCGACGCGGACCGCGGCACCGCCGTCAAGTCCCTGGTCGCCCCCGCCAGCGGCGCCGCGCGGATCGTGGAGGCCAAGGAGTTCCCGATCTCCATCGACACCGCCACCATCACCGCGCTGGCCAAGCGCGAGGACATCATCTCCCGTGCCCGAGAGATCCGCGAGGAGCTCGGCAACCCGGAGACGCTGCTGCTCGGCGTGGACCGGCTGGACTACACCAAGGGCATCCGGCACCGAATGAAGGCCTACGAGGAGCTGCTGCAGAACGGTTCGCTGACAGTGGGCCAGGTCTGCCTGGTCCAGGTGGCCAGCCCCTCCCGCGAAGGCGTGGAGAGCTACCGGCTGCTGAAGGAAGAGATCGAACGCACCGTGGGCCGGATCAGCGGCGAGTTCGACACGCTCTCCCACCCCGCGATCAGGTACCTGCACCACTCCTACCCGATCGAAGAGATGGTCGCGCTCTACCTCGCCGCTGATGTCATGCTGGTCACCGCCCTGCGCGATGGCATGAACCTGGTGGCCAAGGAGTACGTGGCGGCCCGGCGCGGCGACGACGGCGTGCTGGTGCTTTCCGAGTTCACCGGCGCCGCGGATCAGCTCCGCCAGGCGCTGCTGATCAACCCCCATGATGTGGACGAGCTCAAAGCCGCGATCCTTCGCGCCACCACGATGGACAGCGCCGATGCCAGTGCGCGGATGGAGAATCTTCGCCGACAGGTCGTCCACCATGACGTGCGCCGCTGGGCCACGGACTTCCTGGACCGGCTCGCTGAGCTCACCGGTGCCGCTGCGGTGAAGGGCTGA
- a CDS encoding DsbA family protein, with product MARSPETSNNASARDKARKMQQEQERKQKLTSVLLRVGVVVVALAVVIGLTIFVMNRDDSGPAASEGPAPAAANEQGGFTLTSSTELAEGDDLGQIDAAAVEDPESDMPPGVTERAEGEVPHIIIYSDAYCIHCANFEAEHAEQLKEWLDDGLVTVEYRSIAYLGSSTNYPARAANAFACMAEEAPESYSDYVAQVTANRVNNDEISNEGLAELASDTYDADISQCVEDGTYRAFASYTTSNAQAAGIEGTPSVFVDEVSWADSERPFRELVEEHIEEYQSEN from the coding sequence ATGGCCCGCAGCCCAGAGACCTCGAACAACGCCAGCGCACGCGATAAGGCGCGCAAGATGCAGCAGGAGCAGGAGCGCAAGCAGAAGCTCACCTCCGTGCTGCTGCGAGTCGGTGTGGTGGTGGTCGCGCTCGCCGTCGTCATCGGCCTGACCATCTTCGTGATGAACCGGGACGACTCCGGTCCGGCAGCAAGTGAAGGCCCTGCCCCCGCGGCCGCCAACGAGCAGGGCGGCTTCACGCTGACCTCCTCCACCGAACTCGCCGAGGGCGATGACCTGGGCCAGATCGACGCCGCCGCCGTCGAGGACCCGGAATCAGACATGCCCCCCGGCGTGACCGAGCGGGCCGAGGGCGAAGTGCCCCACATCATCATCTACAGCGACGCCTACTGCATCCACTGCGCGAACTTCGAGGCTGAGCACGCCGAGCAGCTGAAGGAGTGGCTGGATGACGGCCTGGTCACGGTGGAATACCGCTCGATCGCCTACCTGGGCTCCTCCACGAACTACCCGGCGCGCGCGGCCAATGCCTTCGCGTGCATGGCAGAGGAGGCGCCGGAGAGCTACAGCGACTACGTCGCCCAGGTGACGGCCAACCGGGTGAACAACGATGAGATCTCCAATGAGGGTCTCGCCGAGCTGGCAAGCGACACCTACGACGCCGACATCTCCCAGTGCGTGGAGGACGGCACCTACCGCGCGTTCGCGAGCTACACCACGAGCAACGCCCAGGCCGCCGGCATCGAAGGCACCCCGAGCGTCTTCGTCGATGAGGTCTCCTGGGCCGACTCGGAGCGCCCCTTCCGTGAACTTGTCGAAGAACACATCGAGGAATATCAGTCGGAGAACTGA
- a CDS encoding MDR family MFS transporter, whose amino-acid sequence MTTSPKSAAPQKSAPRAAAPPSDDGRLPASDKLTIGALLVSTFVMILNETLMNVALQPLMEEFQVSEPTIQWLTTAFMLTLATVIPITGFLMQRYSLRGVFTVAMGLFILGTALAAAAPGFEVLLAGRVVQASGTAIMLPLMMTTVLTLVPLHRRGVVMGNISIVISVAPATGPALSGLILHVAEWRWLFLMILPIAVIALFLGRPRLNKDAGTKGKSLSIPSLLLAVPGFGGVVYGISQIGGGHGTQEVSADAAPGVDPVAIGVLVVGVICLTAFALLQVKLQKSDSALLNLKPFAFTMYTRALGMMLLMMIALFGALILLPLFLQTVRGLDTLQTGLIMLPGGLLMALMAPFVGRLYDRVGPKPLVIPGASILILALLGMSMLSPTSPVPMVLGLHLFLSSGLALLFTPAFTTALNPLPKALYSHGTAALNTLQQLAAAIGTAALVAAVGLGTAAAVNSGMDPDAAAVEGFRVAFRLAAALSVGTLILGATLRATPADANESQKSGETANGETATDEAGAGDAELSDAELKDTDVEDRAQAQAGSSNQS is encoded by the coding sequence GTGACAACTTCACCGAAAAGCGCCGCGCCGCAGAAATCGGCTCCGCGCGCAGCAGCACCACCGAGCGACGACGGCCGGCTCCCGGCCAGCGACAAGCTCACCATCGGGGCGCTGCTGGTCTCGACCTTCGTGATGATCCTCAACGAGACCCTCATGAACGTGGCGCTGCAGCCCCTCATGGAGGAGTTTCAGGTCTCTGAGCCCACCATTCAGTGGCTCACCACCGCCTTCATGCTCACCCTGGCCACCGTGATTCCGATCACGGGCTTCCTGATGCAGCGCTACAGCCTGCGCGGCGTCTTCACGGTGGCCATGGGCCTGTTCATCCTCGGCACCGCGCTGGCCGCGGCCGCACCGGGGTTCGAGGTCCTTCTTGCAGGACGCGTGGTCCAGGCCAGCGGCACTGCGATCATGCTGCCGCTGATGATGACCACGGTGCTGACTCTGGTGCCGCTGCATCGGCGCGGCGTGGTGATGGGAAATATCTCCATCGTCATCTCAGTGGCACCCGCCACCGGTCCGGCACTCTCCGGTCTGATCCTGCATGTCGCGGAATGGCGCTGGCTGTTCCTGATGATTCTGCCGATCGCTGTCATCGCGCTGTTCCTCGGTCGCCCACGGCTGAACAAGGACGCCGGCACCAAGGGCAAGAGCCTGTCCATCCCCTCGCTGCTGCTGGCAGTCCCCGGCTTCGGCGGCGTGGTCTACGGCATCAGCCAGATCGGCGGCGGACACGGCACCCAGGAGGTCTCCGCAGACGCAGCTCCGGGCGTGGACCCGGTGGCCATCGGCGTGCTCGTCGTGGGTGTCATCTGCCTGACCGCGTTCGCGCTGCTGCAGGTCAAGCTGCAGAAGTCCGACTCAGCGCTGCTGAACCTGAAGCCCTTCGCGTTCACCATGTACACCCGTGCTCTGGGCATGATGCTGCTGATGATGATCGCCCTCTTCGGAGCGCTCATCCTGCTGCCGCTGTTCCTGCAGACCGTCCGCGGTCTGGACACTCTGCAGACCGGCCTCATCATGCTGCCGGGCGGCCTGCTGATGGCGCTGATGGCGCCGTTCGTGGGACGCCTCTATGACCGCGTGGGTCCGAAGCCGCTGGTCATCCCGGGTGCTTCGATCCTGATCCTGGCGCTTCTGGGCATGAGCATGCTCTCGCCGACCAGCCCGGTGCCGATGGTCCTGGGACTGCACCTCTTCCTCTCCAGCGGACTGGCCCTGCTCTTCACCCCCGCGTTCACCACCGCGCTGAACCCGCTGCCGAAGGCGCTGTACTCCCACGGCACCGCTGCGCTGAACACGCTGCAGCAGCTCGCCGCCGCCATCGGCACGGCGGCTCTCGTGGCGGCCGTCGGTCTGGGAACCGCCGCTGCGGTGAACTCCGGGATGGATCCCGACGCGGCCGCCGTGGAAGGCTTCCGGGTGGCGTTCCGACTCGCCGCCGCGCTCAGCGTCGGCACGCTCATCCTGGGTGCCACCCTGCGCGCGACCCCGGCGGACGCGAACGAATCGCAGAAGTCCGGCGAGACTGCGAACGGCGAGACTGCCACAGACGAGGCAGGAGCCGGTGACGCCGAGCTCAGCGACGCGGAGTTGAAGGACACCGACGTCGAAGACCGGGCGCAGGCCCAGGCAGGGTCCAGCAACCAGTCCTGA
- a CDS encoding AzlD domain-containing protein, with the protein MSLWLWVLAACAAVYATKLLGYLVPQSWLRHPAVGRVSAMLTIGLLAALVAMNTFSAEQTVVIDARLGALLAAAAALLLRAPFIVVVLVGAATAAGIRALG; encoded by the coding sequence ATGAGTCTGTGGCTATGGGTTTTGGCGGCCTGCGCCGCGGTGTACGCGACCAAGCTGCTGGGCTATCTGGTCCCGCAGAGCTGGCTGAGGCATCCCGCGGTGGGACGGGTCTCCGCCATGTTGACCATTGGTCTGCTTGCGGCCCTGGTGGCGATGAACACCTTCTCCGCTGAGCAGACGGTGGTGATCGATGCTCGGCTCGGCGCACTGCTGGCGGCCGCGGCGGCGCTGCTGCTGCGAGCTCCGTTCATCGTGGTGGTCCTCGTCGGGGCTGCCACGGCGGCCGGAATCCGCGCTCTGGGCTGA
- a CDS encoding AzlC family ABC transporter permease, which yields MPAPPSPASADRRTPLRHSPALRMGLSIATAISLYGISFGALSTAAGMSLWQTVALSALLFSGASQFAFIGILASGGTGAAALGASTLLSGRNTIYAVQMKALLNPKGFKRLAAAQITIDESAAVAMSAENPLEQRRGFWGAGIACYLFWNLATVLGALLGDVIADPEALGLDGAVVAAFLALLWPRLKSLDSWALAVLAALITTLTMPLLAPGIPVLAAAVVAVIWGVASKERGA from the coding sequence GTGCCAGCCCCGCCCTCGCCAGCCAGCGCCGATCGGCGAACACCCCTGCGACACTCCCCTGCTCTGCGCATGGGTCTGTCCATCGCGACGGCCATCTCGCTCTACGGCATCTCCTTCGGGGCACTCTCCACTGCCGCCGGGATGTCCCTGTGGCAGACCGTGGCGCTCTCCGCGCTGCTGTTCAGCGGCGCCTCGCAGTTCGCGTTCATCGGCATTCTCGCCTCCGGCGGCACCGGCGCGGCGGCCCTGGGAGCCTCAACCCTGCTCAGTGGGCGCAACACCATCTACGCGGTGCAGATGAAAGCCCTGTTGAATCCCAAGGGCTTCAAGAGATTGGCCGCTGCGCAGATCACCATCGATGAGTCTGCCGCCGTGGCCATGTCGGCAGAGAACCCACTGGAGCAGCGGCGAGGATTCTGGGGCGCCGGGATAGCGTGCTACCTGTTCTGGAATCTGGCCACAGTGCTGGGAGCACTGCTGGGAGATGTGATCGCGGATCCAGAGGCGCTGGGCCTCGACGGCGCGGTGGTGGCGGCCTTTCTGGCTCTGCTGTGGCCCCGGCTGAAGTCCCTGGACTCCTGGGCGCTGGCCGTGCTGGCCGCGCTGATCACCACGCTGACCATGCCGCTGCTGGCCCCCGGGATTCCGGTGCTGGCGGCCGCCGTCGTCGCCGTGATCTGGGGCGTCGCATCGAAGGAGCGGGGAGCATGA